A region of Pseudarthrobacter sp. NIBRBAC000502770 DNA encodes the following proteins:
- a CDS encoding Gfo/Idh/MocA family protein: MSAPIATPWLSTQPDRDPRTATGTPLRWGIIATGSIARAVSQDLALLEDAELYAVSSRAQDTADAFAVAYDFAKAYGDDGGVPGYQRLLADDAVDVVYVATPHAQHHGMVLAALNAGKHVLCEKTFTINAREAAELIEVARSRKLFLMEAVWSRFLPSMQRAFEIAASGELGDIHWVTADLGFPAPYSPTARLWARKDGGGALLDLSVYPLLWALGTLGFPQTVSATGFVNDDGVDAQNALSLGYGHAAQVQLTSSLLAHGPRTATVAGSLGFLQSVGSINNPSELVIAKGWEDRRTESFDVVGKGYAYELREVMRCVQQGLTESPVMPLEDTLNTMRLFDGVRAQLGVTYPNDSH, translated from the coding sequence ATGAGCGCTCCCATCGCCACACCATGGCTTTCCACGCAGCCTGACCGGGATCCCCGGACCGCCACCGGGACTCCCCTGCGCTGGGGAATCATCGCAACGGGCAGCATCGCCCGCGCCGTCTCCCAGGATCTGGCACTGCTTGAAGATGCCGAGCTCTATGCGGTCAGTTCAAGGGCGCAGGACACCGCGGATGCTTTTGCTGTGGCGTACGACTTCGCAAAGGCCTACGGGGACGACGGCGGGGTGCCCGGCTACCAGCGGCTGCTCGCCGATGACGCGGTGGACGTTGTCTACGTCGCCACGCCGCATGCGCAGCACCACGGGATGGTCCTGGCCGCACTGAACGCGGGCAAGCACGTCCTGTGCGAGAAGACCTTCACGATCAACGCCCGGGAAGCGGCCGAGCTCATCGAGGTTGCGCGCAGCCGGAAGCTTTTCCTGATGGAGGCGGTCTGGAGCCGGTTCCTGCCGTCGATGCAGCGCGCTTTCGAGATTGCGGCGTCCGGCGAGCTGGGCGATATCCACTGGGTCACCGCAGATCTGGGATTCCCGGCACCCTACTCCCCCACGGCCAGGTTGTGGGCGCGGAAGGACGGCGGGGGTGCACTGCTGGATCTGTCCGTCTACCCGCTGCTCTGGGCGCTGGGCACGCTTGGCTTCCCGCAGACCGTCAGCGCCACGGGCTTCGTCAACGACGACGGCGTCGATGCACAGAACGCCCTGAGCCTTGGCTACGGCCACGCCGCCCAGGTCCAGCTCACCTCCTCCCTGCTGGCCCACGGACCCCGCACTGCCACGGTGGCCGGCAGCCTCGGCTTCCTGCAGAGCGTGGGTTCCATCAACAATCCCAGCGAACTGGTCATCGCCAAGGGGTGGGAGGACCGCCGCACGGAAAGCTTCGACGTCGTGGGAAAGGGCTACGCCTACGAGCTCCGCGAGGTGATGAGGTGCGTCCAGCAGGGGCTGACCGAAAGCCCGGTCATGCCCCTCGAAGACACCTTGAACACCATGCGCCTCTTCGACGGTGTCCGCGCACAACTCGGAGTGACCTACCCCAACGACAGCCACTAG
- a CDS encoding sugar-binding protein — MRMFGKAGKAAAVAAIAALALTGCGRSEPSGGSSSGAAGFDQNSSIGVALPQKTSENWVLAEKLFNDGLNGAGFKADVQFANGGVSEQQNQISAMVTKGAKVIIVGAIDGSQLGTQLKQAKDAGATIIAYDRLLLNTANVDYYVAYDNFKVGVLQGQALLDGLKAKKPAGPYNIELFAGSPDDANAKVFFNGAMSVLKPKIDDGTLKVVSGQNSFEQAVTQGWKAENAQRRMDTLLSGSYTTANVDGVLSPNDTLARAILTSVKAAGKPIPVVTGQDSEVESVKSIMAGEQYSTINKDTRKLVEHAITMVKDLQAGKKPEVNDDKSYNNGNKVVPAYLLEPVIVTSANVKTAYTDDPVLGPITK; from the coding sequence TGTGGACGCTCGGAACCCTCCGGTGGTTCCAGCAGCGGTGCCGCGGGATTCGACCAGAACTCCTCCATCGGCGTCGCGCTTCCGCAGAAGACCAGTGAGAACTGGGTCCTGGCCGAGAAGCTGTTCAACGACGGCCTGAACGGCGCAGGGTTCAAGGCTGACGTCCAGTTCGCCAACGGCGGCGTTTCGGAGCAGCAGAACCAGATCAGCGCCATGGTTACCAAGGGCGCCAAGGTCATCATCGTAGGCGCCATCGACGGTTCCCAGCTGGGTACCCAGCTCAAGCAGGCCAAAGACGCAGGCGCCACCATCATCGCCTACGACCGCCTCCTGCTGAACACCGCCAACGTGGACTACTACGTGGCCTACGACAACTTCAAGGTCGGCGTTCTCCAGGGCCAGGCCCTGCTGGACGGACTCAAGGCCAAGAAGCCGGCTGGTCCGTACAACATCGAACTGTTCGCCGGTTCCCCCGACGACGCCAACGCCAAGGTGTTCTTCAACGGTGCCATGAGCGTCCTGAAGCCCAAGATCGACGACGGCACCCTGAAGGTCGTCTCCGGGCAGAACAGCTTCGAGCAGGCCGTGACCCAGGGCTGGAAGGCTGAAAACGCCCAGCGCCGCATGGACACCCTGCTCAGCGGCAGCTACACCACCGCCAACGTGGACGGCGTCCTCTCCCCGAACGACACCCTGGCCCGCGCGATCCTGACCTCGGTCAAGGCTGCCGGCAAGCCGATCCCGGTTGTCACCGGCCAGGACTCCGAGGTTGAGTCGGTCAAGTCGATCATGGCAGGCGAGCAGTACTCCACCATCAACAAGGACACCCGCAAGCTGGTTGAGCACGCCATCACCATGGTCAAGGACCTGCAGGCCGGCAAGAAGCCCGAGGTCAACGACGACAAGTCCTACAACAACGGCAACAAGGTGGTTCCCGCCTACCTGCTGGAGCCGGTCATCGTGACCTCCGCCAACGTCAAGACCGCCTACACGGACGATCCCGTACTCGGCCCGATCACCAAGTAA
- a CDS encoding ABC transporter ATP-binding protein, whose amino-acid sequence MIEVKNLVRTFNSGDRTIKPVNDVSFVLEQGTLASIVGKSGSGKSTLLSLLGALDKPTSGDVVVNGVSLANLPDSKLTEYRRRDIGFVFQQFNLIPNLSAVDNVMLPMEFAGKRKSDRLERAKGLLEQVQLDPSKHDRRINRLSGGEQQRVAIARALANEPKLILADEPTGNLDEQTGDHIIELLSSLSRDHNTTILVVTHDRVLANKTDRRFRLQQGKLTEEPVRGRTAVAASA is encoded by the coding sequence ATGATTGAAGTCAAGAACCTGGTCCGCACCTTCAACTCCGGTGACCGCACCATCAAGCCGGTCAACGATGTCAGCTTCGTCCTGGAACAGGGCACCCTCGCCTCGATCGTGGGCAAGAGCGGAAGCGGCAAAAGCACCCTGCTGTCCCTCCTTGGTGCGCTGGACAAGCCCACCAGCGGGGACGTCGTCGTCAACGGCGTTAGCCTGGCCAATCTGCCGGACAGCAAGCTGACGGAATACCGGCGCCGGGACATCGGGTTCGTATTCCAGCAGTTCAACCTGATCCCCAACCTGTCCGCCGTAGACAATGTCATGCTGCCCATGGAATTCGCCGGAAAACGGAAGTCCGACAGGCTGGAGCGGGCCAAGGGACTGCTGGAACAGGTGCAGCTTGATCCGTCCAAGCACGACCGGCGGATCAACAGGCTCTCCGGCGGCGAGCAGCAGCGCGTGGCCATTGCCCGCGCCTTGGCCAACGAGCCGAAGCTGATCCTGGCGGACGAGCCCACCGGCAACCTGGATGAGCAGACGGGTGACCACATCATCGAACTCCTCAGCTCGCTGAGCCGCGATCACAACACCACCATCCTGGTGGTCACCCACGACAGGGTCCTGGCAAACAAGACCGACCGCCGGTTCCGGCTGCAGCAGGGCAAGCTGACGGAAGAGCCGGTCCGGGGACGGACCGCCGTCGCCGCCAGCGCCTGA
- a CDS encoding ABC transporter permease, with protein MSVLARSVGNAFRNKVRTAAVVAVLAVAIGLALAMLVANQAVGAKVQELNASVGTVLTVNPAGGQGFEGGGEPLTADQAATAAGVPNVSAVVGTSSLRLRNADAAAAQAAAGGTGQAGPGGQTGQGGPGGQAAATLTTSLTAAVDAGTLGNRNQQANGTTGSTGTTQQPVRSLPITATGIGAEVDTTGKALNITQGTGLGDYSAASTGALLGTTLAEKNGLSVGSSFTINDQAYTVTGLFDAGTAFGNNAVYVTLPTAQTLAGTPGELSSMIVTVNSMDNVATAKAALQAALGTGKADVTQGQNLQTAVSSLDSVKNISFIAFVAALGTAGLIFLLIMVMLVRERHREIGVLKAIGAPNRTIGLQFVLEALVLAALGSAVGAAIASFASGGIASALISSNSTATAGRNFPAAAGGGSVRGTQGGPFGGASQLLNSVTASASPEVIAGGIAAVFGVAIIGALIPALLTARIRPIEVLRGE; from the coding sequence GTGAGCGTCCTTGCCCGAAGCGTAGGCAATGCCTTCAGAAACAAGGTCCGCACCGCAGCAGTCGTAGCGGTGCTGGCCGTCGCCATTGGCCTGGCCCTGGCCATGCTGGTGGCGAACCAGGCGGTCGGAGCGAAGGTGCAGGAGCTCAACGCCTCCGTCGGCACCGTCCTGACCGTCAACCCCGCCGGCGGGCAAGGCTTCGAAGGCGGCGGTGAACCCCTCACAGCCGACCAGGCAGCCACCGCCGCCGGCGTGCCGAACGTCAGCGCCGTCGTCGGGACCTCCTCCCTCAGGCTGAGGAACGCGGACGCAGCCGCGGCACAGGCGGCCGCAGGCGGGACCGGCCAGGCCGGGCCGGGTGGCCAGACCGGACAGGGCGGCCCCGGTGGCCAGGCTGCGGCCACCCTGACCACCAGCCTCACCGCTGCGGTGGATGCCGGCACCCTGGGCAACCGCAACCAGCAGGCCAATGGAACCACCGGGTCCACCGGCACCACCCAGCAGCCCGTCCGCTCCCTGCCGATCACCGCCACGGGCATCGGCGCCGAGGTGGACACCACCGGCAAAGCCCTGAACATCACCCAGGGCACCGGACTGGGCGACTACTCGGCAGCCTCCACCGGGGCTCTGCTGGGAACCACCCTGGCGGAGAAGAACGGCCTCTCCGTCGGCTCCAGCTTCACCATCAATGACCAGGCCTACACGGTGACCGGACTGTTCGACGCCGGAACGGCCTTTGGCAACAACGCTGTTTACGTCACACTCCCCACGGCCCAAACACTCGCGGGGACGCCCGGTGAGCTGTCCAGCATGATCGTCACGGTCAATTCAATGGATAACGTCGCCACCGCCAAGGCTGCCCTGCAGGCCGCGCTCGGCACCGGCAAGGCGGACGTTACCCAGGGACAGAACCTGCAGACCGCAGTCAGCTCCCTTGACAGCGTCAAGAACATCTCCTTCATCGCCTTTGTCGCCGCGCTGGGCACCGCCGGGCTGATCTTCCTGCTCATCATGGTGATGCTGGTCCGCGAGCGCCACCGCGAAATCGGTGTCCTGAAGGCCATTGGCGCACCCAACCGCACCATCGGCCTGCAGTTCGTCCTCGAAGCGCTGGTCCTCGCGGCCCTGGGCAGCGCAGTGGGGGCAGCGATCGCATCCTTCGCCAGCGGCGGCATCGCCTCGGCCCTGATCAGCAGTAACTCCACGGCCACCGCCGGCCGCAACTTCCCGGCCGCCGCGGGTGGGGGAAGCGTCCGCGGCACCCAGGGCGGACCCTTCGGCGGCGCCTCCCAGCTGCTGAACTCGGTCACCGCGAGCGCGTCCCCGGAGGTGATCGCCGGCGGAATCGCTGCCGTATTCGGCGTCGCCATCATCGGCGCCCTGATCCCCGCGCTGCTTACCGCGCGCATCCGTCCCATCGAAGTCCTGCGAGGAGAATAG